From Chryseobacterium gallinarum, one genomic window encodes:
- a CDS encoding ribonucleoside-diphosphate reductase subunit alpha, giving the protein MEEQNSNIWWLNEESEQMLNRGYLLKGETVDGAIDRITTAAAKRLYKPELQPAFKEMITKGWISFSSPVWANMGTQRGLPISCFNVHIPDSIEGITHKMGEVIMQTKIGGGTSGYFGELRNRGTAVTDNGKSSGAVSFMKLFDTAMDVVSQGGVRRGAFAAYLDIDHGDIEEFLSIKDIGSPIQNLFTGVCVPDYWMQDMIDGDMDKRKIWARVLESRQQKGLPYIFFTDNVNRNKPQVYKDLGMTVNASNLCSEIMLPSTMEESFICCLSSMNLELYDEWKDTDAVKLAVYFLDAVLSEFIDKTEGNYYLQGARNFAMRHRALGLGVLGYHSYLQKNMIPFESFEATQFNARAFRHIKEQAEQASRELANIYGEPEVLKGYGLRNTTTMAIAPTTSSSAILGQTSPGIEPFSSNYYKAGLAKGNFMRKNKYLAKLLEEKGLDNEETWRTIMLNHGSVQHLNELTPEEKAVFKTFKEISPMEIISQAAQRQQYIDQAQSLNLQIPSTMPVKDVNYLYIEAWKKGVKTLYYQRSSSVSKEMMVNFVSCSSCEA; this is encoded by the coding sequence ATGGAAGAGCAAAATTCAAATATATGGTGGCTCAATGAAGAGTCTGAGCAGATGCTGAACAGAGGATATCTGTTGAAAGGAGAAACGGTAGACGGAGCAATCGACAGAATCACCACTGCTGCTGCAAAAAGGTTATACAAACCTGAGCTTCAGCCGGCATTCAAAGAAATGATTACAAAAGGATGGATCAGCTTCTCATCCCCTGTATGGGCTAATATGGGAACTCAGAGAGGTCTTCCCATCTCATGCTTCAATGTTCATATTCCGGACAGTATTGAAGGGATTACCCACAAAATGGGTGAAGTGATCATGCAGACAAAAATCGGTGGAGGTACTTCAGGATATTTTGGAGAACTGAGAAACAGAGGTACTGCAGTAACAGACAATGGAAAATCTTCAGGAGCGGTTTCATTCATGAAGTTATTTGATACAGCAATGGATGTCGTTTCCCAGGGAGGTGTGAGAAGAGGAGCTTTTGCTGCTTATCTGGACATTGACCACGGAGATATTGAAGAATTTTTATCCATTAAAGATATCGGTAGCCCTATTCAGAACCTGTTTACCGGAGTATGTGTGCCGGACTATTGGATGCAGGATATGATTGACGGTGATATGGATAAGCGTAAAATATGGGCTAGGGTTCTTGAAAGCCGCCAGCAAAAAGGACTTCCTTATATTTTCTTTACAGATAACGTTAACAGAAATAAGCCACAGGTATATAAAGATTTGGGAATGACGGTAAACGCAAGTAACCTTTGTTCTGAAATCATGCTTCCGTCCACTATGGAGGAGTCTTTCATCTGCTGCTTATCCTCAATGAACCTTGAACTGTATGATGAATGGAAAGATACAGATGCCGTAAAACTGGCTGTTTACTTCCTGGATGCTGTTTTATCAGAATTTATCGATAAGACTGAAGGAAACTACTATCTGCAGGGAGCAAGAAACTTTGCTATGCGTCACAGAGCTCTTGGATTAGGAGTTTTAGGGTACCATTCTTACCTGCAAAAGAATATGATTCCGTTTGAAAGCTTTGAAGCGACTCAGTTTAATGCGAGAGCATTCAGACACATTAAAGAACAGGCTGAACAAGCTTCCCGTGAACTTGCCAATATCTATGGAGAACCGGAAGTACTGAAAGGGTACGGATTAAGAAATACCACAACAATGGCTATTGCTCCTACAACTTCCAGTTCAGCTATTTTGGGACAAACTTCCCCGGGGATCGAACCTTTCTCTTCCAACTACTATAAAGCAGGTCTGGCTAAAGGAAACTTTATGCGTAAGAATAAATACCTGGCAAAATTATTAGAAGAAAAAGGGCTGGATAATGAGGAAACATGGAGAACCATCATGCTGAACCATGGATCTGTACAGCACCTGAATGAGCTTACTCCGGAAGAAAAAGCTGTTTTCAAAACCTTTAAAGAGATCTCTCCGATGGAAATCATTTCCCAGGCGGCACAGAGACAGCAATATATTGACCAGGCACAATCATTGAATCTTCAGATTCCTTCCACAATGCCTGTAAAAGATGTAAACTATCTTTATATAGAAGCCTGGAAAAAAGGAGTAAAAACTTTGTACTATCAAAGAAGCTCTTCAGTATCTAAAGAAATGATGGTGAATTTTGTATCATGTTCAAGCTGCGAAGCTTAA
- a CDS encoding ribonucleotide-diphosphate reductase subunit beta, protein MGIFDKRVSYKPFEYPEVLQFVEAINKSFWVHSEVDFTADVQDFHSQLEPHEKHAVKNALLAIAQIEVSVKTFWGNLYNHLPKPEFNGLGSTFAECEFRHSEAYSRLLEVLGYNDEFLNVIEIPAVKGRIEFLGNALKHANSATPKEYVSALLLFSILVENVSLFSQFAIILSFTRFKGFMKNVSNIIAWTSVDEQIHANAGIYLINKIREEQPDLLTDSDIEDIYTLVDESIAREGDILSWIFELGEIDNVSKEDLLNFMKYRVDDSLKKINMKTRYNITPEQYRPMVWFEEEVFANSLDDFFAKRPVDYTKHDKSITANDLF, encoded by the coding sequence ATGGGAATTTTTGATAAAAGAGTAAGCTATAAGCCATTTGAATACCCGGAGGTTCTTCAATTTGTGGAAGCCATCAACAAATCGTTCTGGGTACATTCAGAAGTGGATTTTACTGCAGATGTTCAGGATTTTCATTCGCAGTTGGAACCACATGAAAAACATGCTGTGAAAAATGCGCTTTTAGCCATTGCACAGATCGAGGTGTCTGTAAAGACATTCTGGGGAAATTTATACAACCACCTTCCAAAACCGGAATTCAATGGATTAGGGTCTACTTTTGCAGAATGTGAATTCCGTCATTCTGAAGCTTATTCCCGTTTATTAGAAGTACTGGGATATAATGATGAATTCCTTAACGTTATAGAAATTCCTGCCGTTAAAGGAAGAATCGAGTTTTTAGGGAACGCCCTGAAACATGCGAATTCTGCCACTCCCAAAGAGTACGTTTCAGCATTGTTGTTATTCAGTATCCTGGTAGAAAACGTTTCTCTTTTCTCTCAGTTTGCCATCATCCTTTCTTTCACAAGATTTAAAGGATTCATGAAAAATGTTTCCAACATTATTGCATGGACCTCTGTAGATGAACAGATCCATGCCAATGCAGGAATCTACCTCATCAACAAAATCCGCGAGGAACAACCTGATTTATTAACAGACAGCGATATTGAAGATATCTACACCCTTGTTGACGAATCCATCGCAAGAGAAGGAGATATCCTTAGCTGGATCTTTGAATTGGGTGAAATCGACAATGTTTCTAAAGAAGACCTGTTAAATTTCATGAAATATCGTGTAGATGACAGCCTGAAGAAAATCAACATGAAAACAAGATACAACATTACTCCTGAGCAATACAGACCAATGGTATGGTTCGAGGAAGAAGTTTTTGCCAATTCATTAGATGATTTCTTCGCTAAAAGACCTGTGGACTATACAAAACACGATAAAAGTATTACAGCGAACGATTTGTTTTAA
- a CDS encoding TonB-dependent receptor, producing MKKKLICAFALLSFGFAFSQETSSKIFGRLKGVSSEVVVKVVHVPTNSTFETRSNSKGQFSLDNLQPGGPYTIEILDGSKVIYENTNLQLSLGNNDLPVVEIDSKEKTIDEVKITSKKTAVKYGVGINQAQISGLPNINRGIQDVTKLVPQSANNSFNGTNFRYNNVTIDGSINNDAIGFSPSLGGQTGTSGMPGSSTRSNSISLDAIQDVQVYIAPYDVKLGNFLGGSINAVTRSGSNDVTGSLYVYGRNASITGSNRVGDNSKMPKDFSDFIYGGRVGLPVVRDKVFLFTNLEYTKRTDPVFYNANDPNALVNETVAQQISDFVRSKYGFNAGTFNQYNNFSESSKLFNKLDWKINDKHTLSIKNNTVFSQASNLERDGANFRFSSMDFVQKNTASTTTLELKSRFNDKWSNNLVLGYSSIHDYRDPTSSNPMFPQVEIAYNGGTILLGNDREATVFNMKQKTFEITNNLTYKTGHHTFLLGTHNELYAINYGFVNALNGRISYKSLSDFYNSNPARIRGTYPFNGDSRGTLFDNPYAQYKVNLLSLYLQDEINWGRLRLSPGVRVDYTDLPDKPQLSPLVNNSPQDPNYGKTYSYTPLSQLTNTYLNKPTLSPRLGFTIDLTENRSMVLRGGSGIFVGRIPFAWLGYAYYNDGVGFGSYDYNAPTAAQLAANGDPLVGANFPKWQNSSKVQVDLIDNNFKMPRVWRSSLAYDYTLAGYKLTLEGIYTKVLYDLKFQQVNKTDNVTYYSYDVNHEMPVYTTNINSNFSNAYLLSNTKEGYRYNLTAQLSKSYNFGFNFFVAYTYGDAKDITNGIRNSMESNWQMNQSLTPNDPKLTTSNFAIKNRVVANLGYAFTISKSNRLYTNVYFNAQSGNPFTWGFVNSTIANTGQAAGLAYIFKDAAEAAKYIVPIKDAAGNVLVTAQQQVADYENFVNSNNYLRSRRGTFTERNGDFTPWNIQADIRIMDEIRLSEKSKNTLQISLSIINFTNLLNKDWGKVYFVPNTFNSTASVGLTKTGNIAAGQPSAGDPTYNFRTPGLPYTIDQFASRFQAQLGVRYNF from the coding sequence ATGAAGAAAAAATTGATCTGTGCTTTTGCATTATTATCTTTTGGATTTGCATTTTCACAGGAAACCAGTTCAAAAATCTTTGGAAGATTAAAAGGTGTTTCTTCCGAAGTTGTGGTAAAAGTAGTACACGTTCCTACCAACAGTACTTTTGAAACCAGAAGTAATAGCAAAGGACAGTTTAGTCTGGATAATCTACAGCCGGGAGGCCCTTATACCATTGAAATTCTGGATGGCTCAAAGGTTATTTATGAAAATACCAATCTTCAGCTCTCATTGGGCAATAATGACTTACCTGTGGTAGAAATTGACAGTAAGGAAAAAACAATTGATGAGGTAAAGATTACTTCTAAAAAAACAGCTGTAAAATATGGAGTAGGGATCAATCAGGCACAGATTTCAGGATTACCCAATATCAACAGAGGGATCCAGGATGTAACCAAGCTGGTTCCGCAAAGTGCCAATAATTCTTTTAACGGAACTAATTTCCGTTATAATAATGTGACAATAGACGGCTCTATTAATAATGACGCAATTGGATTTAGCCCATCTTTGGGAGGGCAGACCGGAACTTCAGGAATGCCGGGAAGCAGTACCCGCTCCAATTCTATAAGCCTGGATGCGATTCAGGATGTACAGGTGTATATTGCTCCTTATGATGTGAAACTTGGAAATTTTCTGGGCGGAAGCATCAATGCAGTTACACGAAGCGGAAGTAACGATGTAACCGGGTCATTATATGTGTATGGAAGAAATGCATCAATTACGGGGAGTAACCGGGTTGGGGATAATTCTAAAATGCCTAAAGATTTTTCTGATTTTATTTACGGGGGAAGGGTAGGCTTGCCGGTGGTAAGAGATAAAGTATTTTTATTTACCAATCTGGAATACACAAAAAGAACAGATCCGGTATTCTATAATGCCAATGATCCTAACGCGCTGGTTAATGAAACCGTGGCACAGCAGATTTCAGATTTTGTACGGAGTAAATATGGATTTAATGCAGGAACCTTCAATCAGTATAATAATTTCTCGGAAAGTTCTAAACTCTTCAACAAGCTGGACTGGAAGATTAATGATAAACACACCTTATCGATTAAAAACAATACGGTATTTTCACAGGCTTCCAATCTTGAGAGAGATGGTGCCAACTTCAGATTCTCAAGTATGGATTTCGTGCAGAAAAATACTGCCTCTACAACGACTCTTGAGCTGAAAAGCCGTTTTAATGATAAATGGAGCAATAATTTGGTGCTGGGTTACTCTTCGATTCATGATTACAGGGACCCTACCTCCAGTAATCCTATGTTTCCACAGGTGGAAATTGCTTACAATGGAGGAACCATTTTGTTAGGAAATGACAGGGAGGCTACAGTCTTCAATATGAAACAGAAAACGTTTGAAATTACCAATAATCTTACCTACAAAACAGGACATCATACCTTTTTGCTGGGAACCCATAATGAGTTATATGCTATCAATTACGGTTTTGTAAATGCTTTAAATGGGAGAATTTCTTACAAAAGCCTTTCGGATTTCTATAATTCTAATCCGGCAAGGATAAGAGGAACCTATCCGTTCAACGGGGACAGCCGGGGAACCCTTTTTGACAACCCGTACGCCCAATATAAGGTCAATCTCCTTTCCTTGTATCTGCAGGATGAAATTAACTGGGGCAGGCTAAGATTATCACCGGGTGTGAGAGTTGATTATACGGATTTACCGGATAAGCCACAATTAAGCCCATTGGTAAACAATTCTCCACAGGATCCTAATTATGGGAAAACCTATAGCTATACTCCGTTAAGTCAGCTTACCAATACTTATCTGAATAAACCGACCTTATCACCAAGACTCGGATTCACAATTGACCTTACGGAGAACAGATCTATGGTATTAAGAGGAGGTTCAGGTATTTTTGTCGGCCGGATTCCGTTTGCCTGGTTAGGATATGCTTATTATAATGACGGGGTAGGTTTTGGAAGCTATGATTATAATGCGCCTACAGCAGCACAGCTGGCGGCCAACGGAGATCCGTTGGTAGGAGCTAATTTCCCGAAATGGCAGAATTCTTCAAAAGTACAGGTAGACCTTATTGATAACAACTTTAAAATGCCTCGGGTATGGAGGAGCTCTCTAGCGTACGACTATACTCTGGCAGGATATAAACTTACATTAGAAGGGATTTATACCAAGGTACTGTATGATCTGAAATTCCAGCAGGTGAATAAAACGGATAATGTGACGTATTACAGCTATGATGTCAATCACGAAATGCCGGTCTATACCACCAATATCAACAGCAATTTTTCTAATGCTTATCTTTTATCCAATACTAAAGAAGGATACCGTTACAATTTGACGGCACAGCTTTCAAAATCTTATAATTTCGGATTCAATTTCTTTGTAGCATACACCTATGGTGATGCCAAAGATATTACGAATGGTATCCGGAATTCTATGGAAAGTAACTGGCAGATGAACCAGTCTCTGACCCCTAACGATCCTAAGCTGACCACCTCTAACTTTGCAATCAAAAACAGAGTGGTGGCAAACCTTGGGTATGCCTTTACTATTTCTAAATCCAACAGGCTGTATACCAATGTATATTTCAATGCCCAGTCAGGTAACCCATTCACTTGGGGATTTGTAAACAGTACGATTGCCAATACGGGACAGGCAGCAGGACTTGCTTATATCTTTAAAGATGCCGCTGAAGCTGCAAAATATATCGTTCCAATAAAAGATGCCGCAGGGAATGTGCTGGTAACAGCTCAACAACAGGTAGCAGATTATGAAAATTTTGTAAATAGCAATAACTACCTGAGATCAAGAAGAGGAACTTTTACAGAAAGAAACGGAGATTTTACCCCTTGGAATATTCAGGCTGATATCAGGATTATGGACGAAATCAGACTGAGTGAGAAGTCGAAGAATACATTACAGATTTCTTTAAGCATCATCAATTTTACCAATCTTCTGAATAAGGATTGGGGAAAAGTGTATTTTGTTCCTAATACCTTCAATTCTACAGCGAGCGTAGGGCTTACCAAAACAGGGAATATTGCTGCCGGACAGCCTTCGGCCGGTGATCCTACCTATAATTTCAGAACACCGGGACTTCCCTATACGATTGATCAGTTTGCATCAAGATTTCAGGCACAGCTTGGAGTGAGATATAATTTCTAA